The genomic stretch GCCCGTTTTACAAGGAGGGACAGGCGGTCGAGGTTTAGAGGTTTGGTAATAAAATCATAGGCCCCGTCACGCATGGCGTTAACGGCAGATTCAATAGTTCCGTGGCCCGTCAGAATAATAACCGGTACCGTGGGATAGGCGGACGCAACCTTCTTTAACAGCTCCTCCCCGGACATTTCAGGCATCTTGAGGTCTGTGATTACCAGATCGACCTCTTCAGAGTTGATGATACCCAGGGCCTCTTTTCCGTCGGCAGCTAAAAAGACATTGTAGTTTTCCAGCTCAAGAGCCTTGCCCAGTCCTTCACGGATATTCTTTTCATCATCTACAATTAGTACATTAAACTTCATTGCTCTGCCATCCTAGTAAACGCTGTTCCTTCTGCGGAACCGGCAGGGTTATGGTAAAGCTGGTGCCTTCTCCCTCCCGGCTCTCGAGATTGATCTCTCCCTGATGCTCTTTGATTATCTTGTAGACCAGGGTCAACCCAAGGCCGGAGCCAAAATCCTTGGTGGTAAAATAGGGTTCGAATATCTTGGTCATGTTCTCTTCAGGAATCCCAACGCCGGTATCGCTGATTGATAGTTCAACATGGTCGTCTCTGGCAACGGTTTCAACACGCAAACACCCGCCCTCCGGCATGGCGGATATGGCGTTTTTCACAATGTTGAGAAGGGCCTGCTTCATGTATTTAAGGTCCAGCTGCAGTTCCGGCATCTGGGCATCCAGGTTAAGATCCAGGCGTATCTTCTGTTCCTCAAGCTCATAGTGAATAAACTCAAAGAGCTCATGCACAAGCTCATTCAAGTTCTGGGAAACCAGATTGACGTCCATGGGTCGGACCGCGAAGAGAAAGTCGACGATAATGCCATTCAGCCGCTCGACCTCTTCATTGACAATATCAAGGTAATTCTGAATTGTCTCCGTATTTTTCCCGGCCCCATTGCCCAGGGCCTTCTGAATGAGCTGGATATGTATACTGATGGATCCTAAAGGATTCTTGATCTCATGGGCCACCCCGGCTGTCAGGGTCGTCAGAGCAG from Marispirochaeta sp. encodes the following:
- a CDS encoding ATP-binding protein, which translates into the protein MRKFLNRALKKIGKLDIDQIRSLIMDVVQENELLEMVLYSMTDGVVVLDENHSVILLNKAAERLFPFKSGEVVERPLWDALADSGLSEFFHEALVEQENIEDKEISLQSGGSTRVLSCTMMPLVREGRIQGGLLHIEDITEKKAKEARLRRAENLAALTTLTAGVAHEIKNPLGSISIHIQLIQKALGNGAGKNTETIQNYLDIVNEEVERLNGIIVDFLFAVRPMDVNLVSQNLNELVHELFEFIHYELEEQKIRLDLNLDAQMPELQLDLKYMKQALLNIVKNAISAMPEGGCLRVETVARDDHVELSISDTGVGIPEENMTKIFEPYFTTKDFGSGLGLTLVYKIIKEHQGEINLESREGEGTSFTITLPVPQKEQRLLGWQSNEV